From Cucumis melo cultivar AY chromosome 1, USDA_Cmelo_AY_1.0, whole genome shotgun sequence, a single genomic window includes:
- the LOC103497596 gene encoding uncharacterized protein LOC103497596 isoform X1, with translation MNGDKLHPELEPQMTQEQEEEAEYEEEPHVLLRKTSRHHAQSTFSSSTDSDEMFSGNSQGLQFVIRDQQLQQQNRGTGYSNGSSRLEIEDDHPVYEVIPSDEIEVVATRKTDAQNGTPIKFQRDQSRSLAVAIPPSNGEIEKQASYYPSLDNGTTGYKRVELRTENGNEVTDLYLERIYEKPGSHNFYCPNCQACITKVIIRDREWVNNTVSPRVPTQVDKFRCTSCLSFLIPIGSWLFPRLVSPDPEEEVSSGPGNNVENIEYREREIFQVQETRDSQESQLDRAPVPDQSVDNTVADKNEVVPDSSVGNAVADHTRDIHAVSDSKPTHPSLNPTVAEERFLPVKGVESKQGIQADSINKTQVRDQLVEFDMWTNDNTLETNVDSTVDPSILDGAKDTKKVIAVENIVVGIPYTSHESNGSVRDDNQTSKVNKVLVQNQSNGFAVLSKSETDTKVNSTPGHTDSVTDAFDEKKGIDVEHVVVGIPYPSLESKGGLLDRFRLPAFFNKAPVPDQSAALAKTEIPKAPEPVEATVPDSSPVSASLEAPTTVERATDTAVGSHEVEAGPVAISIDDSLDEQIEPESSRYNRWEIVKSIVYGGLAESITSLGIVTSAASANTGTGNIVVLSLANLISGLFILGHNLTGLKSEQFRTSNETDDDDHVDRYEVVLGNRENYILHFVLAIFSFVLFGLVPPLVYGFSFTKSNDKDLKLAAVAGASLLCITLLALGKAYIQRPNRWDVYIKTVVSYIVIAAGAGGFSYLAGNLIDKCVKKYGWFEENPAFNLGLPLPEMSLVKAAWGSS, from the exons ATGAACGGAGATAAACTTCACCCGGAGCTGGAACCTCAAATGACACAGGAACAGGAGGAGGAGGCTGAGTATGAAGAGGAGCCACATGTTTTGCTTCGGAAGACATCTCGTCACCACGCCCAATCTACCTTCTCATCATCCACTGACAGCGATGAAATGTTCTCCGGGAATTCCCAGGGACTTCAATTCGTCATTCGAGAtcaacaacttcaacaacaaaACCGAG GTACTGGATATTCTAATGGATCTTCTCGGTTGGAAATTGAGGATGATCATCCAGTTTACGAAGTAATTCCCTCTGATGAAATCGAAGTTGTAGCCACAAGAAAAACAGACGCCCAGAATGGTACCCCGATTAAGTTCCAGCGTGATCAGAGCCGCTCTTTAGCCGTTGCTATCCCACCATCTAATGGAGAAATTGAGAAGCAAGCTTCTTATTATCCTTCTCTCGATAATGGGACTACTGGATATAAAAGAGTCGAATTGAGGACAGAAAATGGAAACGAAGTGACAGATTTATATCTTGAAAGGATATATGAGAAACCCGGCTCACATAATTTCTACTGTCCTAATTGTCAGGCTTGTATTACGAAGGTGATTATACGTGATAGAGAATGGGTAAATAATACTGTTTCTCCACGAGTTCCTACTCAGGTTGATAAATTCAGATGCACCTCTTGCCTCAGTTTCCTCATCCCTATAG GTTCATGGCTCTTTCCTAGATTGGTTTCTCCTGATCCTGAGGAAGAGGTTTCATCTGGACCAG GAAATAATGTTGAAAACATAGAGTACAGAGAAAGAGAGATATTTCAAGTTCAGGAAACAAGAGATTCTCAAGAAAGTCAACTTGATAGAGCTCCAGTTCCCGACCAGTCAGTTGATAATACAGTAGCTGATAAAAATGAAG TCGTACCTGATTCATCAGTTGGTAATGCAGTAGCTGATCACACACGAGACATCCATGCTGTATCTGATTCAAAGCCAACTCATCCTTCCCTTAACCCAACAGTTGCCGAGGAAAGGTTTCTGCCGGTTAAGGGAGTGGAAAGCAAACAAG GAATTCAAGCTGATTCCATAAATAAAACCCAAGTTCGTGATCAGCTGGTTGAGTTTGATATGTGGACCAATGACAACACCCTGGAAACTAATGTAGATTCTACTGTAGATCCGAGTATACTAGATGGTGCTAAGGACACCAAGAAAG TAATTGCTGTTGAGAATATTGTAGTTGGAATACCATACACATCACATGAGTCAAATGGATCAGTGCGGGATGATAATCAAACTTCCAAAGTAAACAAAGTGCTAGTTCAGAATCAGTCAAATGGATTTGCAGTATTATCAAAGTCTGAAACTGATACTAAAGTTAATTCAACACCAGGTCATACTGACAGCGTAACAGATGCATTTGATGAAAAAAAGG GCATTGATGTTGAGCATGTTGTGGTTGGAATTCCATACCCATCCCTAGAGTCAAAGGGAGGACTGCTTGATCGATTTAGGCTGCCTGCATTTTTTAACAAAGCTCCTGTTCCTGATCAGTCAGCTGCACTTGCTAAGACAGAGATCCCAAAAGCACCAGAACCTGTAGAAGCTACTGTGCCTGATTCTTCTCCAGTTTCTGCTTCCCTTGAAGCACCAACTACAGTTGAGAGAGCAACAGACACTGCAGTGGGCAGTCACGAAG TTGAAGCAGGACCCGTGGCTATTTCCATCGATGATTCTCTGGATGAACAAATAGAACCTGAATCAAGTAGGTATAATAGGTGGGAAATTGTGAAAAGTATAGTTTATGGTGGTTTAGCCGAATCAATTACAAGCCTTGGCATTGTGACATCTGCAGCAAGTGCCAATACTGGAACAG GTAACATTGTAGTTTTGTCCTTGGCAAACCTGATCAGTGGCCTTTTTATCCTTGGACATAAT TTGACAGGACTTAAGAGTGAGCAGTTCAGGACGTCTAATGAAACAGACGATGATGATCACGTAGACCGATATGAAGTAGTACTGGGAAACCGAGAGAATTACATTCTACATTTTGTGCTTGCTATCTTCTCATTTGTACTCTTCGGCCTAGTCCCTCCTCTCGTTTATGGTTTCTCATTCACCAAGAGCAATGACAAGGATCTCAAGCTTGCAGCAGTGGCAGGAGCTTCTCTTTTATGCATCACATTGCTTGCCCTTGGGAAGGCTTACATTCAGAGACCAAATAGGTGGGATGTGTACATCAAAACGGTGGTGTCTTACATCGTTATAGCGGCTGGGGCCGGAGGTTTCTCATACTTAGCCGGTAATCTTATTGACAAATGCGTCAAGAAATATGGTTGGTTTGAGGAAAACCCTGCATTCAATCTCGGTCTGCCCCTTCCAGAGATGAGTTTAGTGAAAGCTGCATGGGGATCCTCTTGA
- the LOC103497596 gene encoding uncharacterized protein LOC103497596 isoform X3, which translates to MNWDRQIIPNLGTGYSNGSSRLEIEDDHPVYEVIPSDEIEVVATRKTDAQNGTPIKFQRDQSRSLAVAIPPSNGEIEKQASYYPSLDNGTTGYKRVELRTENGNEVTDLYLERIYEKPGSHNFYCPNCQACITKVIIRDREWVNNTVSPRVPTQVDKFRCTSCLSFLIPIGSWLFPRLVSPDPEEEVSSGPGNNVENIEYREREIFQVQETRDSQESQLDRAPVPDQSVDNTVADKNEVVPDSSVGNAVADHTRDIHAVSDSKPTHPSLNPTVAEERFLPVKGVESKQGIQADSINKTQVRDQLVEFDMWTNDNTLETNVDSTVDPSILDGAKDTKKVIAVENIVVGIPYTSHESNGSVRDDNQTSKVNKVLVQNQSNGFAVLSKSETDTKVNSTPGHTDSVTDAFDEKKGIDVEHVVVGIPYPSLESKGGLLDRFRLPAFFNKAPVPDQSAALAKTEIPKAPEPVEATVPDSSPVSASLEAPTTVERATDTAVGSHEVEAGPVAISIDDSLDEQIEPESSRYNRWEIVKSIVYGGLAESITSLGIVTSAASANTGTGNIVVLSLANLISGLFILGHNLTGLKSEQFRTSNETDDDDHVDRYEVVLGNRENYILHFVLAIFSFVLFGLVPPLVYGFSFTKSNDKDLKLAAVAGASLLCITLLALGKAYIQRPNRWDVYIKTVVSYIVIAAGAGGFSYLAGNLIDKCVKKYGWFEENPAFNLGLPLPEMSLVKAAWGSS; encoded by the exons ATGAATTGGGACCGACAAATTATTCCAAATCTGG GTACTGGATATTCTAATGGATCTTCTCGGTTGGAAATTGAGGATGATCATCCAGTTTACGAAGTAATTCCCTCTGATGAAATCGAAGTTGTAGCCACAAGAAAAACAGACGCCCAGAATGGTACCCCGATTAAGTTCCAGCGTGATCAGAGCCGCTCTTTAGCCGTTGCTATCCCACCATCTAATGGAGAAATTGAGAAGCAAGCTTCTTATTATCCTTCTCTCGATAATGGGACTACTGGATATAAAAGAGTCGAATTGAGGACAGAAAATGGAAACGAAGTGACAGATTTATATCTTGAAAGGATATATGAGAAACCCGGCTCACATAATTTCTACTGTCCTAATTGTCAGGCTTGTATTACGAAGGTGATTATACGTGATAGAGAATGGGTAAATAATACTGTTTCTCCACGAGTTCCTACTCAGGTTGATAAATTCAGATGCACCTCTTGCCTCAGTTTCCTCATCCCTATAG GTTCATGGCTCTTTCCTAGATTGGTTTCTCCTGATCCTGAGGAAGAGGTTTCATCTGGACCAG GAAATAATGTTGAAAACATAGAGTACAGAGAAAGAGAGATATTTCAAGTTCAGGAAACAAGAGATTCTCAAGAAAGTCAACTTGATAGAGCTCCAGTTCCCGACCAGTCAGTTGATAATACAGTAGCTGATAAAAATGAAG TCGTACCTGATTCATCAGTTGGTAATGCAGTAGCTGATCACACACGAGACATCCATGCTGTATCTGATTCAAAGCCAACTCATCCTTCCCTTAACCCAACAGTTGCCGAGGAAAGGTTTCTGCCGGTTAAGGGAGTGGAAAGCAAACAAG GAATTCAAGCTGATTCCATAAATAAAACCCAAGTTCGTGATCAGCTGGTTGAGTTTGATATGTGGACCAATGACAACACCCTGGAAACTAATGTAGATTCTACTGTAGATCCGAGTATACTAGATGGTGCTAAGGACACCAAGAAAG TAATTGCTGTTGAGAATATTGTAGTTGGAATACCATACACATCACATGAGTCAAATGGATCAGTGCGGGATGATAATCAAACTTCCAAAGTAAACAAAGTGCTAGTTCAGAATCAGTCAAATGGATTTGCAGTATTATCAAAGTCTGAAACTGATACTAAAGTTAATTCAACACCAGGTCATACTGACAGCGTAACAGATGCATTTGATGAAAAAAAGG GCATTGATGTTGAGCATGTTGTGGTTGGAATTCCATACCCATCCCTAGAGTCAAAGGGAGGACTGCTTGATCGATTTAGGCTGCCTGCATTTTTTAACAAAGCTCCTGTTCCTGATCAGTCAGCTGCACTTGCTAAGACAGAGATCCCAAAAGCACCAGAACCTGTAGAAGCTACTGTGCCTGATTCTTCTCCAGTTTCTGCTTCCCTTGAAGCACCAACTACAGTTGAGAGAGCAACAGACACTGCAGTGGGCAGTCACGAAG TTGAAGCAGGACCCGTGGCTATTTCCATCGATGATTCTCTGGATGAACAAATAGAACCTGAATCAAGTAGGTATAATAGGTGGGAAATTGTGAAAAGTATAGTTTATGGTGGTTTAGCCGAATCAATTACAAGCCTTGGCATTGTGACATCTGCAGCAAGTGCCAATACTGGAACAG GTAACATTGTAGTTTTGTCCTTGGCAAACCTGATCAGTGGCCTTTTTATCCTTGGACATAAT TTGACAGGACTTAAGAGTGAGCAGTTCAGGACGTCTAATGAAACAGACGATGATGATCACGTAGACCGATATGAAGTAGTACTGGGAAACCGAGAGAATTACATTCTACATTTTGTGCTTGCTATCTTCTCATTTGTACTCTTCGGCCTAGTCCCTCCTCTCGTTTATGGTTTCTCATTCACCAAGAGCAATGACAAGGATCTCAAGCTTGCAGCAGTGGCAGGAGCTTCTCTTTTATGCATCACATTGCTTGCCCTTGGGAAGGCTTACATTCAGAGACCAAATAGGTGGGATGTGTACATCAAAACGGTGGTGTCTTACATCGTTATAGCGGCTGGGGCCGGAGGTTTCTCATACTTAGCCGGTAATCTTATTGACAAATGCGTCAAGAAATATGGTTGGTTTGAGGAAAACCCTGCATTCAATCTCGGTCTGCCCCTTCCAGAGATGAGTTTAGTGAAAGCTGCATGGGGATCCTCTTGA
- the LOC103497596 gene encoding uncharacterized protein LOC103497596 isoform X2, with the protein MNGDKLHPELEPQMTQEQEEEAEYEEEPHVLLRKTSRHHAQSTFSSSTDSDEMFSGNSQGLQFVIRDQQLQQQNRGTGYSNGSSRLEIEDDHPVYEVIPSDEIEVVATRKTDAQNGTPIKFQRDQSRSLAVAIPPSNGEIEKQASYYPSLDNGTTGYKRVELRTENGNEVTDLYLERIYEKPGSHNFYCPNCQACITKVIIRDREWVNNTVSPRVPTQVDKFRCTSCLSFLIPIGSWLFPRLVSPDPEEEVSSGPGNNVENIEYREREIFQVQETRDSQESQLDRAPVPDQSVDNTVADKNEVVPDSSVGNAVADHTRDIHAVSDSKPTHPSLNPTVAEERFLPVKGVESKQGIQADSINKTQVRDQLVEFDMWTNDNTLETNVDSTVDPSILDGAKDTKKVIAVENIVVGIPYTSHESNGSVRDDNQTSKVNKVLVQNQSNGFAVLSKSETDTKVNSTPGHTDSVTDAFDEKKGIDVEHVVVGIPYPSLESKGGLLDRFRLPAFFNKAPVPDQSAALAKTEIPKAPEPVEATVPDSSPVSASLEAPTTVERATDTAVGSHEGPVAISIDDSLDEQIEPESSRYNRWEIVKSIVYGGLAESITSLGIVTSAASANTGTGNIVVLSLANLISGLFILGHNLTGLKSEQFRTSNETDDDDHVDRYEVVLGNRENYILHFVLAIFSFVLFGLVPPLVYGFSFTKSNDKDLKLAAVAGASLLCITLLALGKAYIQRPNRWDVYIKTVVSYIVIAAGAGGFSYLAGNLIDKCVKKYGWFEENPAFNLGLPLPEMSLVKAAWGSS; encoded by the exons ATGAACGGAGATAAACTTCACCCGGAGCTGGAACCTCAAATGACACAGGAACAGGAGGAGGAGGCTGAGTATGAAGAGGAGCCACATGTTTTGCTTCGGAAGACATCTCGTCACCACGCCCAATCTACCTTCTCATCATCCACTGACAGCGATGAAATGTTCTCCGGGAATTCCCAGGGACTTCAATTCGTCATTCGAGAtcaacaacttcaacaacaaaACCGAG GTACTGGATATTCTAATGGATCTTCTCGGTTGGAAATTGAGGATGATCATCCAGTTTACGAAGTAATTCCCTCTGATGAAATCGAAGTTGTAGCCACAAGAAAAACAGACGCCCAGAATGGTACCCCGATTAAGTTCCAGCGTGATCAGAGCCGCTCTTTAGCCGTTGCTATCCCACCATCTAATGGAGAAATTGAGAAGCAAGCTTCTTATTATCCTTCTCTCGATAATGGGACTACTGGATATAAAAGAGTCGAATTGAGGACAGAAAATGGAAACGAAGTGACAGATTTATATCTTGAAAGGATATATGAGAAACCCGGCTCACATAATTTCTACTGTCCTAATTGTCAGGCTTGTATTACGAAGGTGATTATACGTGATAGAGAATGGGTAAATAATACTGTTTCTCCACGAGTTCCTACTCAGGTTGATAAATTCAGATGCACCTCTTGCCTCAGTTTCCTCATCCCTATAG GTTCATGGCTCTTTCCTAGATTGGTTTCTCCTGATCCTGAGGAAGAGGTTTCATCTGGACCAG GAAATAATGTTGAAAACATAGAGTACAGAGAAAGAGAGATATTTCAAGTTCAGGAAACAAGAGATTCTCAAGAAAGTCAACTTGATAGAGCTCCAGTTCCCGACCAGTCAGTTGATAATACAGTAGCTGATAAAAATGAAG TCGTACCTGATTCATCAGTTGGTAATGCAGTAGCTGATCACACACGAGACATCCATGCTGTATCTGATTCAAAGCCAACTCATCCTTCCCTTAACCCAACAGTTGCCGAGGAAAGGTTTCTGCCGGTTAAGGGAGTGGAAAGCAAACAAG GAATTCAAGCTGATTCCATAAATAAAACCCAAGTTCGTGATCAGCTGGTTGAGTTTGATATGTGGACCAATGACAACACCCTGGAAACTAATGTAGATTCTACTGTAGATCCGAGTATACTAGATGGTGCTAAGGACACCAAGAAAG TAATTGCTGTTGAGAATATTGTAGTTGGAATACCATACACATCACATGAGTCAAATGGATCAGTGCGGGATGATAATCAAACTTCCAAAGTAAACAAAGTGCTAGTTCAGAATCAGTCAAATGGATTTGCAGTATTATCAAAGTCTGAAACTGATACTAAAGTTAATTCAACACCAGGTCATACTGACAGCGTAACAGATGCATTTGATGAAAAAAAGG GCATTGATGTTGAGCATGTTGTGGTTGGAATTCCATACCCATCCCTAGAGTCAAAGGGAGGACTGCTTGATCGATTTAGGCTGCCTGCATTTTTTAACAAAGCTCCTGTTCCTGATCAGTCAGCTGCACTTGCTAAGACAGAGATCCCAAAAGCACCAGAACCTGTAGAAGCTACTGTGCCTGATTCTTCTCCAGTTTCTGCTTCCCTTGAAGCACCAACTACAGTTGAGAGAGCAACAGACACTGCAGTGGGCAGTCACGAAG GACCCGTGGCTATTTCCATCGATGATTCTCTGGATGAACAAATAGAACCTGAATCAAGTAGGTATAATAGGTGGGAAATTGTGAAAAGTATAGTTTATGGTGGTTTAGCCGAATCAATTACAAGCCTTGGCATTGTGACATCTGCAGCAAGTGCCAATACTGGAACAG GTAACATTGTAGTTTTGTCCTTGGCAAACCTGATCAGTGGCCTTTTTATCCTTGGACATAAT TTGACAGGACTTAAGAGTGAGCAGTTCAGGACGTCTAATGAAACAGACGATGATGATCACGTAGACCGATATGAAGTAGTACTGGGAAACCGAGAGAATTACATTCTACATTTTGTGCTTGCTATCTTCTCATTTGTACTCTTCGGCCTAGTCCCTCCTCTCGTTTATGGTTTCTCATTCACCAAGAGCAATGACAAGGATCTCAAGCTTGCAGCAGTGGCAGGAGCTTCTCTTTTATGCATCACATTGCTTGCCCTTGGGAAGGCTTACATTCAGAGACCAAATAGGTGGGATGTGTACATCAAAACGGTGGTGTCTTACATCGTTATAGCGGCTGGGGCCGGAGGTTTCTCATACTTAGCCGGTAATCTTATTGACAAATGCGTCAAGAAATATGGTTGGTTTGAGGAAAACCCTGCATTCAATCTCGGTCTGCCCCTTCCAGAGATGAGTTTAGTGAAAGCTGCATGGGGATCCTCTTGA
- the LOC103497596 gene encoding membrane protein of ER body-like protein isoform X5 — translation MNGDKLHPELEPQMTQEQEEEAEYEEEPHVLLRKTSRHHAQSTFSSSTDSDEMFSGNSQGLQFVIRDQQLQQQNRGTGYSNGSSRLEIEDDHPVYEVIPSDEIEVVATRKTDAQNGTPIKFQRDQSRSLAVAIPPSNGEIEKQASYYPSLDNGTTGYKRVELRTENGNEVTDLYLERIYEKPGSHNFYCPNCQACITKVIIRDREWVNNTVSPRVPTQVDKFRCTSCLSFLIPIGSWLFPRLVSPDPEEEVSSGPGNNVENIEYREREIFQVQETRDSQESQLDRAPVPDQSVDNTVADKNEVVPDSSVGNAVADHTRDIHAVSDSKPTHPSLNPTVAEERFLPVKGVESKQGIQADSINKTQVRDQLVEFDMWTNDNTLETNVDSTVDPSILDGAKDTKKGIDVEHVVVGIPYPSLESKGGLLDRFRLPAFFNKAPVPDQSAALAKTEIPKAPEPVEATVPDSSPVSASLEAPTTVERATDTAVGSHEGPVAISIDDSLDEQIEPESSRYNRWEIVKSIVYGGLAESITSLGIVTSAASANTGTGNIVVLSLANLISGLFILGHNLTGLKSEQFRTSNETDDDDHVDRYEVVLGNRENYILHFVLAIFSFVLFGLVPPLVYGFSFTKSNDKDLKLAAVAGASLLCITLLALGKAYIQRPNRWDVYIKTVVSYIVIAAGAGGFSYLAGNLIDKCVKKYGWFEENPAFNLGLPLPEMSLVKAAWGSS, via the exons ATGAACGGAGATAAACTTCACCCGGAGCTGGAACCTCAAATGACACAGGAACAGGAGGAGGAGGCTGAGTATGAAGAGGAGCCACATGTTTTGCTTCGGAAGACATCTCGTCACCACGCCCAATCTACCTTCTCATCATCCACTGACAGCGATGAAATGTTCTCCGGGAATTCCCAGGGACTTCAATTCGTCATTCGAGAtcaacaacttcaacaacaaaACCGAG GTACTGGATATTCTAATGGATCTTCTCGGTTGGAAATTGAGGATGATCATCCAGTTTACGAAGTAATTCCCTCTGATGAAATCGAAGTTGTAGCCACAAGAAAAACAGACGCCCAGAATGGTACCCCGATTAAGTTCCAGCGTGATCAGAGCCGCTCTTTAGCCGTTGCTATCCCACCATCTAATGGAGAAATTGAGAAGCAAGCTTCTTATTATCCTTCTCTCGATAATGGGACTACTGGATATAAAAGAGTCGAATTGAGGACAGAAAATGGAAACGAAGTGACAGATTTATATCTTGAAAGGATATATGAGAAACCCGGCTCACATAATTTCTACTGTCCTAATTGTCAGGCTTGTATTACGAAGGTGATTATACGTGATAGAGAATGGGTAAATAATACTGTTTCTCCACGAGTTCCTACTCAGGTTGATAAATTCAGATGCACCTCTTGCCTCAGTTTCCTCATCCCTATAG GTTCATGGCTCTTTCCTAGATTGGTTTCTCCTGATCCTGAGGAAGAGGTTTCATCTGGACCAG GAAATAATGTTGAAAACATAGAGTACAGAGAAAGAGAGATATTTCAAGTTCAGGAAACAAGAGATTCTCAAGAAAGTCAACTTGATAGAGCTCCAGTTCCCGACCAGTCAGTTGATAATACAGTAGCTGATAAAAATGAAG TCGTACCTGATTCATCAGTTGGTAATGCAGTAGCTGATCACACACGAGACATCCATGCTGTATCTGATTCAAAGCCAACTCATCCTTCCCTTAACCCAACAGTTGCCGAGGAAAGGTTTCTGCCGGTTAAGGGAGTGGAAAGCAAACAAG GAATTCAAGCTGATTCCATAAATAAAACCCAAGTTCGTGATCAGCTGGTTGAGTTTGATATGTGGACCAATGACAACACCCTGGAAACTAATGTAGATTCTACTGTAGATCCGAGTATACTAGATGGTGCTAAGGACACCAAGAAAG GCATTGATGTTGAGCATGTTGTGGTTGGAATTCCATACCCATCCCTAGAGTCAAAGGGAGGACTGCTTGATCGATTTAGGCTGCCTGCATTTTTTAACAAAGCTCCTGTTCCTGATCAGTCAGCTGCACTTGCTAAGACAGAGATCCCAAAAGCACCAGAACCTGTAGAAGCTACTGTGCCTGATTCTTCTCCAGTTTCTGCTTCCCTTGAAGCACCAACTACAGTTGAGAGAGCAACAGACACTGCAGTGGGCAGTCACGAAG GACCCGTGGCTATTTCCATCGATGATTCTCTGGATGAACAAATAGAACCTGAATCAAGTAGGTATAATAGGTGGGAAATTGTGAAAAGTATAGTTTATGGTGGTTTAGCCGAATCAATTACAAGCCTTGGCATTGTGACATCTGCAGCAAGTGCCAATACTGGAACAG GTAACATTGTAGTTTTGTCCTTGGCAAACCTGATCAGTGGCCTTTTTATCCTTGGACATAAT TTGACAGGACTTAAGAGTGAGCAGTTCAGGACGTCTAATGAAACAGACGATGATGATCACGTAGACCGATATGAAGTAGTACTGGGAAACCGAGAGAATTACATTCTACATTTTGTGCTTGCTATCTTCTCATTTGTACTCTTCGGCCTAGTCCCTCCTCTCGTTTATGGTTTCTCATTCACCAAGAGCAATGACAAGGATCTCAAGCTTGCAGCAGTGGCAGGAGCTTCTCTTTTATGCATCACATTGCTTGCCCTTGGGAAGGCTTACATTCAGAGACCAAATAGGTGGGATGTGTACATCAAAACGGTGGTGTCTTACATCGTTATAGCGGCTGGGGCCGGAGGTTTCTCATACTTAGCCGGTAATCTTATTGACAAATGCGTCAAGAAATATGGTTGGTTTGAGGAAAACCCTGCATTCAATCTCGGTCTGCCCCTTCCAGAGATGAGTTTAGTGAAAGCTGCATGGGGATCCTCTTGA